In a genomic window of Synergistaceae bacterium:
- a CDS encoding TSUP family transporter, translated as MSWQLSQLLIICPLIFIGGVVDAIGGGGGLITLPAYLIAGFPVHVSIGTNKLSSSMGTAISFTKYFKNGYMPMKLSIIGIIFAFAGSSLGAKTALLISDYIFKILMLFIIPVTAYYVFKSQNLLRETTGSNETITTRTYIICVLVAFGTGFYDGFYGPGAGTFMLLLMAAAGLSVQKANGVAKAINLATNLSALAVYFMNDKVILLLGLIAGCFSIAGNYIGAKFFERGGSKAVRPVILIVMALFFVRVIYDLIF; from the coding sequence TTGAGCTGGCAATTATCGCAATTATTAATTATATGTCCGTTGATATTTATAGGCGGAGTTGTTGACGCTATTGGGGGCGGCGGCGGGTTAATTACTCTTCCGGCGTACTTGATCGCAGGTTTTCCCGTTCATGTCTCAATAGGCACTAACAAATTAAGTTCATCAATGGGGACTGCTATATCATTCACAAAATATTTTAAAAACGGCTATATGCCCATGAAACTTTCAATTATAGGGATTATTTTTGCTTTTGCTGGGTCATCACTGGGGGCAAAGACGGCGTTATTAATCAGTGATTACATTTTCAAAATTTTAATGCTGTTCATAATTCCTGTTACGGCTTATTACGTGTTCAAGAGTCAAAATTTACTGCGCGAGACAACAGGCTCAAACGAGACAATAACGACTCGGACATATATAATTTGTGTGCTTGTAGCGTTTGGTACGGGATTTTATGACGGTTTCTACGGGCCTGGTGCTGGGACGTTCATGTTATTATTAATGGCTGCTGCGGGATTGAGCGTTCAGAAAGCAAACGGGGTCGCAAAAGCAATAAATCTCGCTACAAATCTTTCTGCGCTGGCTGTATACTTCATGAATGACAAAGTAATTTTGCTGCTTGGATTAATTGCCGGGTGCTTCAGTATTGCAGGAAATTATATCGGAGCAAAATTTTTCGAGCGTGGCGGGTCAAAGGCTGTGCGTCCTGTTATACTTATAGTTATGGCATTATTCTTTGTCAGGGTAATTTACGATTTAATATTTTAA
- a CDS encoding thermonuclease family protein — MLKRIIVAVILVMSLSCIAFAHPGKLDANGGHYDKDTGEYHYHKGPNALETLEIRRNTVYKAKIERVVDGDTAIVSFIFADGKKYQKQRVRFLGVDTPETVHPNKPVQFYGKEASNFTKSQLTDKIVWLQTDVGALDRYNRMLAYVWLSEPSKKDMDNEDAIRAKMYNATLLLEGYAQVMTVQPNSRYSEMFVRFQREAREGKKGLWADEQ; from the coding sequence ATGTTGAAACGTATTATTGTCGCAGTAATTCTTGTTATGAGTCTTTCTTGCATAGCTTTTGCTCATCCCGGAAAACTCGACGCTAACGGAGGCCACTACGATAAAGACACCGGCGAATATCATTATCACAAAGGCCCGAACGCGTTAGAGACTCTCGAAATCAGGCGCAACACAGTCTATAAGGCAAAAATTGAAAGAGTCGTAGACGGCGATACAGCAATCGTGTCATTTATTTTTGCAGACGGTAAGAAATATCAGAAACAGCGCGTAAGATTCTTAGGTGTCGACACTCCCGAAACAGTTCACCCGAATAAACCCGTGCAATTTTACGGCAAAGAGGCCAGCAACTTCACTAAATCGCAATTAACAGATAAAATCGTATGGCTTCAAACGGACGTGGGCGCGCTTGACAGATATAATAGAATGCTCGCTTATGTGTGGTTGTCAGAGCCATCAAAAAAGGACATGGACAACGAGGACGCAATAAGGGCGAAAATGTATAATGCGACTCTTTTGCTTGAAGGTTATGCGCAAGTTATGACAGTGCAGCCTAACTCGCGTTATTCTGAGATGTTCGTTAGATTCCAGCGTGAGGCCAGAGAAGGCAAAAAAGGTTTGTGGGCTGACGAGCAATAA
- a CDS encoding class II D-tagatose-bisphosphate aldolase, non-catalytic subunit, whose translation MRNPLLDIIERRKSGVKTGIASYCTANDLAIEAILEQAKNFDDYVLIEGTSNQINQFGGYTGMTPENFRDYVFAIADKINFPRDKIILGADHFGPLTWTKLNESEAMKNSRELLRLAVMAGFKKIHLDTSMKLADDPINEPLSDNKIAERAAILLEECESAYQELLKSNPDEVRPVYIIGSEVPIPGGSQEEDDKLQVTRANDFENTIKVYEQKFNEHNLHDRLQDIIAVIVQPGVEFGDKDIHFYDHDAAKELTDSLKNHPDLVFEGHSTDYQPAEKLREMVEDGVAILKVGPALTFSLREGLFALSFMERELIPEKQRANFIEILENVMTANPEHWQKHYHGSEHDKQLARKYSYSDRCRYYFSLPEIKSAINKLFANIDSVEIPAGMLRQFMPRQYELVRDKLLDVKAASLVKNFVAECVESYNYAVKAR comes from the coding sequence ATGCGAAATCCTTTACTTGATATAATCGAACGCAGGAAATCAGGAGTCAAAACCGGCATTGCTTCATACTGTACTGCGAATGATTTAGCTATCGAGGCAATTTTAGAGCAGGCGAAAAATTTTGATGATTACGTCTTAATCGAAGGCACATCGAATCAAATAAATCAATTCGGCGGTTATACAGGAATGACTCCGGAAAATTTTAGAGATTACGTTTTTGCTATTGCCGACAAAATTAATTTCCCTCGCGATAAAATAATTCTTGGTGCTGACCATTTCGGGCCGTTGACGTGGACGAAATTAAACGAGTCTGAAGCTATGAAAAATTCCCGCGAACTTCTGAGACTCGCTGTAATGGCAGGATTCAAGAAAATTCATCTCGATACAAGCATGAAATTAGCTGACGATCCAATAAACGAGCCCCTGTCAGATAATAAAATCGCTGAACGTGCCGCAATTTTACTTGAAGAATGCGAGAGCGCTTATCAGGAACTATTGAAATCTAATCCCGACGAGGTTCGGCCAGTTTATATAATTGGTTCGGAAGTTCCCATCCCCGGCGGCAGTCAGGAAGAAGACGACAAATTACAAGTTACGCGGGCAAATGACTTCGAGAATACCATAAAAGTTTACGAGCAAAAATTTAACGAACACAATTTACACGACAGATTACAAGATATTATTGCAGTCATAGTACAACCCGGAGTCGAGTTCGGCGATAAAGACATACATTTTTATGATCATGACGCAGCAAAAGAATTAACAGACTCTCTCAAGAATCACCCTGATTTAGTTTTTGAGGGACATTCAACCGACTATCAGCCCGCTGAAAAATTACGTGAAATGGTCGAGGACGGAGTCGCGATTTTGAAGGTAGGTCCGGCATTAACTTTTTCATTGCGTGAAGGTTTATTTGCGTTGAGCTTCATGGAACGCGAGCTAATCCCAGAAAAACAACGCGCAAATTTCATCGAGATCCTAGAAAATGTCATGACAGCTAACCCCGAACACTGGCAAAAACATTATCACGGCTCAGAACATGATAAACAACTCGCGCGCAAATATAGTTATTCTGACAGATGCCGATATTATTTCAGCCTGCCCGAAATTAAATCAGCAATAAATAAATTATTCGCAAATATTGACTCTGTAGAAATTCCCGCCGGAATGTTACGTCAATTTATGCCCCGTCAATATGAATTAGTGCGTGATAAATTGCTTGATGTTAAAGCTGCCTCACTCGTTAAAAATTTTGTTGCTGAATGCGTAGAGTCATATAATTATGCGGTCAAGGCAAGATAA